A stretch of Fulvia fulva chromosome 4, complete sequence DNA encodes these proteins:
- a CDS encoding Mannan endo-1,6-alpha-mannosidase DCW1, with protein MLGKHIFLVLVSASAALSEKLDLSSKDVTVNSAKALVAPIGESTLPAAFPWISASSYTTVLHYWHYTGDSQYNDKITQKILTSAGGNEDFLEISPGNDDQLWWGLACITAAEYGVSDLTKPTANGSGGDKWLEMAQNVFTSIASRWQADTCGGMGWQVANSGYRNSITNGLAFQLAARLSRYTGKTMYTDWANKIWDWAFSSGLIDQSSYSVYDGISAPTCDASTMDRHKWSYNVGVYLYGTAIMLESTGDNAWQQHLDGLIGAAKTDFTRDDVLIELTCESAACNQDQQTFKATLARWLALTSRLVPDTADKIQPILDASAEAALSSCNDQSQCSLMWTARTFQGSPNLGAQMAAVEIIGAQLTKESNLPMKATSNGAASTSDTASMNGTTPTDGNASLNGTAATDSTAPLSTSVSTSDTFSTTLPINTVVPTSVQTTIEGAAAATNSALTRPSPVPPTSIDPANAGSSPNVPATTATTVPTVATSSITPTATSTTPLPATGLPATGVPTATDASVPTLPTSTIGTVSETNIKRVLTMAFTA; from the coding sequence ATGCTTGGAAAGCACATATTCCTGGTCCTGGTATCTGCCTCAGCAGCCTTGTCGGAGAAGCTCGACCTCAGCAGCAAAGATGTCACGGTCAATTCAGCAAAGGCTCTGGTAGCTCCAATTGGAGAAAGCACATTGCCAGCCGCCTTCCCATGGATATCGGCAAGTAGCTACACGACCGTACTTCACTACTGGCACTACACCGGGGACTCCCAATACAACGATAAGATCACTCAAAAGATTCTCACTTCAGCGGGTGGAAACGAAGACTTCTTGGAAATCAGCCCGGGAAACGATGATCAACTATGGTGGGGACTAGCATGCATTACTGCTGCAGAATATGGCGTCTCCGACCTGACCAAACCCACCGCCAACGGCTCTGGCGGTGACAAGTGGCTTGAGATGGCGCAGAATGTCTTCACCTCGATCGCTTCTCGATGGCAGGCAGATACCTGCGGTGGGATGGGGTGGCAGGTTGCAAACAGTGGTTACAGAAACTCAATCACCAACGGTCTAGCATTTCAGCTGGCTGCTCGACTTAGCCGATACACTGGAAAAACAATGTACACCGACTGGGCCAACAAGATCTGGGACTGGGCATTCAGCTCCGGGCTTATCGATCAATCGAGCTACAGTGTCTACGATGGCATCAGTGCACCAACCTGCGACGCGAGCACTATGGACCGTCATAAATGGAGCTATAATGTGGGCGTCTACCTCTACGGCACCGCGATAATGCTCGAGTCGACAGGAGACAATGCATGGCAGCAGCATCTCGACGGCTTGATCGGTGCCGCCAAGACTGACTTCACCAGAGATGATGTCCTGATCGAATTGACGTGCGAAAGCGCGGCCTGCAACCAAGATCAGCAGACATTTAAAGCTACGCTTGCACGCTGGCTGGCTCTGACATCACGACTTGTGCCCGATACAGCTGACAAGATTCAGCCAATCTTGGATGCATCTGCCGAAGCTGCGTTGTCCTCGTGCAACGATCAGTCGCAGTGCAGTCTCATGTGGACTGCTAGAACCTTTCAAGGAAGCCCGAATCTCGGTGCGCAAATGGCTGCTGTGGAGATCATAGGAGCGCAGCTCACGAAGGAATCCAACTTGCCCATGAAAGCTACCTCGAACGGTGCTGCTTCGACCTCTGATACTGCTTCCATGAACGGCACTACGCCCACAGATGGTAATGCCTCCTTGAACGGTACCGCTGCCACGGACAGCACAGCTCCCTTGAGCACTTCAGTTTCCACGAGCGACACATTTTCAACCACCTTGCCCATAAACACTGTTGTCCCCACCAGCGTTCAAACGACCATAGAGGGCGCGGCTGCTGCCACGAATAGCGCACTCACCAGGCCGTCGCCTGTTCCTCCGACCAGCATCGACCCTGCGAATGCCGGAAGCTCTCCAAATGTGCCCGCTACAACGGCTACGACGGTCCCAACAGTTGCAACATCATCCATCACACCCACTGCGACCTCAACTACCCCTCTTCCTGCGACCGGTCTGCCCGCGACAGGAGTTCCTACGGCAACTGATGCATCGGTCCCGACACTGCCTACCTCCACGATTGGCACTGTCTCCGAGACGAACATCAAACGGGTTCTTACTATGGCTTTCACCGCTTGA